The Acetomicrobium sp. S15 = DSM 107314 sequence TTCCCACCTCATCCAGATAGGATTCGGAAACCTGTATGGTGTAAAGCTCAAGCGTGTTCTTTATGCGCACCACGGCGGCATTCTTCGGCTCAACACGATTACAAGTTGCTAATCCTAACGCTATCGCTTCCCTGTCGCTATTCATTACCACTGGAATTTTGACCCCCTCGAGCACAGTGGAGGTTATAGCATTTATATACGATGGCGCTAAGTCGAGTTTTCTTACGAGGTTATACGAGGTGACATCTGCTAAACCTACACCTATGCCGTTGCCATGGGTATCTTCGGTCAGGTCGAGGACGGCTATCTTTTGTATGGGTATAGTCTCAAACCCAGGAAGCCTCGACCCTGTACGTCCTATGACGTTGGGATCCATACCGTCTCCGCTTATGTCTTTACCTATTTCATCTACCACGAGGAGGTCGATGTGCGATAACAGAAACCGTGGCATGTTTTCCTTGGCTATTTTTAGAAGCGCTTTATCGCGCTCTACAAAGCGCTCTGGCTTAACGGCTTCTATTAGCATTGTCTCGTGATAGGCATTTTCGACGATCGCCACGCCGCACAAAATGGGCGCTTTCTTTAAAAAGACCTTCCCAACATTGGGGATTACGGTTTCAAACTTGTCAAAACCCATTTTGTGTATTGCAGTAGCCCCTTTGTGCTTGCCCAATCCTATGGCCATCATCTTTAGCAAGCCGCTCTCGTGTGGTCCTCGGTAGTCGGTATGGGGCTTAACCCTGTTACACACTACAATACCGTCAGAATTATAAGCCTCTTTATCGCAATATACAGTAACACCATCATCAGTAGTTCCTATTTCTACTACATCCATAGAAGATATGACGGGAACCCCCATCGTCTCCTCGGTTATGCCGTATTCGGCAAGAACCTCCTT is a genomic window containing:
- a CDS encoding lactate racemase domain-containing protein, with protein sequence MLWEKVNVKVEGGLDFDLPRMFWIEQRFNKQKLDDVRQTTKEELNKVLPSNLEGKRIAITAGSRGINNISSIVKAIAESLREKGAKPFVVPAMGSHGGATAEGQKEVLAEYGITEETMGVPVISSMDVVEIGTTDDGVTVYCDKEAYNSDGIVVCNRVKPHTDYRGPHESGLLKMMAIGLGKHKGATAIHKMGFDKFETVIPNVGKVFLKKAPILCGVAIVENAYHETMLIEAVKPERFVERDKALLKIAKENMPRFLLSHIDLLVVDEIGKDISGDGMDPNVIGRTGSRLPGFETIPIQKIAVLDLTEDTHGNGIGVGLADVTSYNLVRKLDLAPSYINAITSTVLEGVKIPVVMNSDREAIALGLATCNRVEPKNAAVVRIKNTLELYTIQVSESYLDEVGKSDVLVKLTEPTPWRFDAQGGLIREYYRGR